In bacterium, one genomic interval encodes:
- a CDS encoding tetratricopeptide repeat protein produces the protein MKLLVSIFLLIFPTLLYGGDIIVDGEKYLNQWNVEKTMELAHQAVLEQPERADSYRLLGLAYFYQGSYDKALQYLQVASLMEPRIEQRKRLLSFVEGTKEITGEFSNYSSEHFILRLADRDNLLVDYALHALEKAYQEIQGDLNYFPEEKILVEIYPTTEGFTYASSLTPKQIEVSGAIGICKFNRIMIISPRCLVYGYRWLDALAHEFIHYLIAKITGLNIPLWLNEGLAKYHETKWRVKQPNYLIPLYKNTLLGASREGKWIDFWKMRRGMPSLESRQEVILAFAEVSLAVDYLLQYNGRKKLIHFLQELGRTAWKGREEKFEKVEKHWDELFRQFFGIDQKKFQSVLREFLKEMKLEETPGIALDSFKLKEEGEEVDELEEHVGVGARGHVRLGDMYRQRGRSKVALIQYEKGLRKEPNNHVILNKIGKTYSALGKFKEAEESFKKSLEVNPNYGPTYTNLGTFYFAQEKLTLALENYEESNQINPFNPLIHKYMGFIYYRLGEEAKAEREWTIARRLLPGDIEVESWLLEMERKEP, from the coding sequence TTGAAACTACTGGTTTCTATTTTCTTATTAATCTTTCCTACTCTACTTTATGGTGGGGATATAATCGTTGATGGTGAAAAATACTTAAATCAATGGAATGTGGAGAAAACTATGGAGCTTGCTCACCAGGCCGTATTGGAGCAACCGGAGAGAGCCGACTCCTACAGATTACTCGGATTAGCCTATTTTTATCAGGGAAGTTATGATAAAGCATTGCAGTATCTCCAGGTTGCATCCCTTATGGAACCAAGGATTGAACAGCGAAAGAGACTCCTCTCCTTTGTTGAGGGTACTAAGGAAATTACAGGAGAATTTAGTAATTATTCAAGTGAACATTTTATACTTCGCCTGGCCGATAGAGATAATCTTCTCGTTGACTATGCCCTCCATGCTCTGGAGAAAGCATATCAAGAAATACAAGGTGACCTGAACTATTTTCCAGAAGAGAAAATTCTGGTGGAAATATATCCTACAACTGAGGGATTCACCTACGCTTCCAGTCTCACCCCGAAGCAGATTGAAGTCTCCGGGGCAATTGGAATCTGTAAATTTAACCGAATTATGATTATTTCTCCTCGCTGCTTGGTATACGGTTATCGCTGGCTCGATGCTTTAGCTCACGAATTTATCCATTATCTTATTGCCAAAATAACGGGACTCAATATTCCTTTGTGGTTAAATGAGGGTCTTGCTAAGTATCATGAGACAAAGTGGAGAGTTAAACAACCGAACTATTTAATTCCCCTTTACAAAAATACCCTTTTGGGAGCATCGAGAGAGGGAAAATGGATCGATTTCTGGAAAATGCGTAGGGGCATGCCCAGTCTGGAAAGCCGGCAGGAAGTAATCCTGGCTTTTGCCGAAGTTTCCCTGGCAGTAGATTACCTACTCCAGTATAATGGAAGGAAGAAGTTAATCCATTTTCTCCAGGAACTTGGCAGAACTGCCTGGAAAGGAAGAGAAGAAAAGTTTGAGAAAGTGGAGAAACATTGGGACGAACTTTTCCGCCAATTCTTCGGGATAGACCAGAAAAAGTTTCAGAGCGTTTTGAGAGAGTTTCTAAAAGAAATGAAACTGGAAGAGACTCCAGGAATAGCATTAGATAGTTTTAAGTTAAAAGAAGAGGGAGAAGAAGTGGATGAACTGGAAGAGCATGTAGGAGTAGGAGCCCGTGGGCATGTGCGGCTGGGAGATATGTATCGTCAGAGAGGAAGGTCTAAGGTTGCTCTTATTCAATATGAGAAAGGTTTGAGAAAAGAACCCAATAATCATGTAATTCTCAATAAGATAGGTAAAACCTATAGCGCACTGGGAAAATTTAAAGAAGCAGAAGAATCATTCAAAAAATCCTTGGAGGTTAATCCTAACTACGGACCAACCTATACCAACCTTGGCACTTTCTACTTTGCTCAGGAGAAGTTAACACTGGCACTGGAAAATTACGAGGAGTCTAATCAGATTAATCCTTTTAATCCTCTTATTCATAAGTATATGGGCTTTATCTACTACAGACTCGGAGAGGAAGCAAAGGCGGAGAGAGAATGGACGATTGCCCGCAGGCTTCTTCCGGGCGATATAGAGGTGGAGTCCTGGCTCTTAGAGATGGAAAGAAAGGAACCTTAA
- a CDS encoding iron-containing alcohol dehydrogenase yields the protein MWEFYLPTRIIFGRESLNRLGIEVKPLGEPILLVTGKRALRESGILDRVSRILNKEKITSVLYDQVSPEPDTEVVDRGVTFARQNRCKVVVGIGGGSAIDVAKAIAGLGLEESFASIAEYLEGKGTKRINSYGLPFIAIPTTAGTGAEVARNAVIINRNTRSKRSFRSNYLFARIAIIDPTLTVDLPQKITASTGIDTLTHLIEGYVSRKANLLTDILAIKGISLVGESLISAYNNGSDLEAREKMCLASLLGGVVLTNSGLGIAHGVSPFLGALHGIPHGVANGILLPRAIEFNLSSSIQKFKSVASALGEKIEGLTEKEAAGKTLSAVERIVKELGIPQSLEEFGVKSEDLPELAKKSLTSNSTRGNPREVSYEDLLLFLKKIL from the coding sequence ATGTGGGAATTCTACTTGCCCACAAGAATAATTTTCGGCAGAGAGAGTTTAAATAGACTGGGTATAGAAGTTAAGCCTCTGGGAGAGCCTATTCTTCTTGTCACTGGAAAGAGGGCTCTTCGGGAGAGTGGTATCCTGGATAGGGTTAGTCGAATCTTAAACAAGGAGAAAATCACCTCTGTCCTTTACGACCAGGTCTCTCCAGAACCTGATACTGAAGTAGTGGATAGGGGTGTAACCTTCGCTCGTCAGAATAGATGCAAAGTTGTAGTAGGGATTGGTGGTGGAAGCGCTATTGACGTAGCTAAAGCAATTGCCGGACTCGGGCTTGAGGAGAGTTTCGCTTCCATAGCCGAATATCTGGAAGGGAAAGGGACTAAAAGGATAAATTCATACGGTCTTCCTTTTATTGCCATTCCCACCACGGCTGGAACCGGAGCAGAGGTCGCCAGGAATGCTGTGATTATCAATAGGAATACGAGAAGTAAAAGGAGTTTTCGCAGTAACTATCTATTTGCCAGGATAGCCATTATCGATCCCACTTTGACCGTAGACCTTCCTCAAAAGATAACTGCCTCAACCGGAATAGATACTTTGACTCATCTCATCGAGGGATACGTTTCTCGAAAAGCGAATCTTCTAACGGATATTCTGGCAATTAAGGGTATTAGTCTGGTGGGAGAATCTCTAATTTCTGCATACAATAATGGTTCTGACCTGGAAGCAAGGGAGAAAATGTGCTTAGCCAGTCTTCTGGGTGGTGTTGTGCTCACAAATTCTGGTTTGGGTATTGCTCATGGAGTGTCCCCATTTTTGGGAGCATTACACGGAATTCCTCATGGTGTGGCAAACGGCATACTTCTTCCGCGGGCAATAGAATTTAATTTGTCCTCAAGCATTCAGAAATTCAAATCTGTTGCCTCTGCTCTGGGAGAGAAAATAGAGGGTCTAACAGAAAAAGAGGCTGCAGGTAAGACTCTTTCTGCAGTGGAGAGGATAGTTAAGGAACTGGGAATTCCTCAAAGTTTAGAAGAATTTGGTGTGAAGTCGGAAGACCTGCCTGAGCTTGCTAAAAAATCTCTCACTTCCAACTCCACCAGAGGGAATCCTCGCGAAGTGAGTTATGAAGACCTCTTGTTATTTTTAAAGAAGATACTGTAG
- the guaA gene encoding glutamine-hydrolyzing GMP synthase, which yields MAWEAKKFIEEKLSEVKKIVGDKNAVVATSGGVDSVACAFLAHKALGEKLTVIFIDDGLMREGEPTKVSEELGNLGVEVKIVNARDEFFKALKGIEDPEEKRKKFRDTFYRTLGKAVKENGASYLIQGTIAADVSETERGIKTQHNVLEQIGIDPTDYGFQVIEPLREIYKPEVRDVARELGLPEEIHQRMPFPGPGLATRIIGEVNPQRVEMVRKATSIVEEEIKELKPFQALAVLMKDRATGMVEGKRVFGNIIVVRSVESKNAMTASVSRIPWEILEKIQQRITEEMPSVTKVLFDITPKPPSTIEYI from the coding sequence ATGGCATGGGAAGCAAAGAAATTTATCGAAGAGAAACTCTCGGAGGTAAAAAAGATTGTAGGAGATAAGAATGCCGTAGTGGCTACTTCAGGAGGAGTGGATAGCGTAGCCTGTGCATTTCTGGCACATAAAGCGCTAGGAGAAAAATTAACTGTTATTTTTATTGACGACGGGCTGATGAGAGAAGGTGAGCCTACTAAAGTGTCTGAGGAGTTAGGGAATTTAGGTGTAGAAGTTAAAATAGTTAATGCCAGGGATGAATTCTTCAAAGCGCTTAAAGGAATCGAGGACCCTGAAGAGAAGAGGAAAAAATTCAGAGATACTTTTTATAGAACACTGGGAAAGGCAGTAAAGGAGAATGGAGCCTCTTACCTCATTCAAGGCACGATAGCTGCGGACGTCTCAGAAACTGAAAGAGGTATTAAGACTCAGCATAACGTTCTGGAACAGATAGGAATCGATCCCACAGATTATGGATTTCAAGTTATCGAGCCTCTGAGAGAAATCTATAAACCCGAGGTAAGGGATGTGGCCAGAGAATTAGGGTTGCCGGAAGAAATTCACCAGAGAATGCCGTTTCCTGGACCTGGTTTAGCTACGAGAATCATAGGAGAAGTTAATCCTCAGAGGGTAGAGATGGTCAGGAAAGCAACCAGTATCGTAGAAGAAGAAATAAAAGAGTTAAAACCCTTCCAGGCACTTGCAGTTCTCATGAAAGATAGAGCCACAGGAATGGTTGAGGGGAAGAGAGTCTTTGGTAACATAATAGTGGTAAGAAGTGTTGAGTCTAAGAATGCAATGACTGCTTCTGTGAGTAGAATCCCCTGGGAAATTCTGGAGAAAATTCAACAGAGGATTACCGAGGAGATGCCTTCGGTAACCAAGGTCCTCTTTGATATTACTCCCAAGCCTCCCAGTACAATAGAGTATATTTGA
- a CDS encoding DUF4175 family protein yields the protein KSKVELAYEASDDFGLSQIDLVYQKLTGETYDSMKPGRIRIERFQPSVGQKLLDYQWELEKLDLHPGELISYYLEAWDNDTISGPKSSLSQTYYLEVFSYLKEHEDIEEMEHHFREEILRILGDQIVAKSRVEDWSETQGVEELKSIHADQGRIEKLTEDLLNYLKELLPRMEADPLGNFQVYSEYKNMEGNLQYLKDEKMAEVLSTMSEAVKATRADRKEYMEKVKNNQEEIISELEKMSLLAQDLLQDERMRDVLGTVQELLESQADLAQKLEEMGKEIDKHKLEELKKSLAEISKLMAKLVKSLSQLPQTLPEEFINQDAIKSLELGEMSSDIEKMADKIAKGDLEAALNIAKNLLKTLSSTMAIMQAAANQVPSFGKSSQLSQKANEYSLELERLIAEEKELIDRTNQLDKKRLEALFKKQESLLKELVKLQEEAIKEAKKLQGNLKEKLNYIKAYPAIYQNLSVVLKRMEEVLSELTGETPRRARELLKKSIEYLNNMLGALDKFTIKIEKEKEKISDELSKLSKEKEKEEELTPQEKSLLSLRENWEGKERDTFETREKIVDLREKEEEIAKLLEFEEEGIEVFKKEDLLELETLAKKQKELENRTGKLKQKLEELSGKTSAIGPEIISNMEKASSAMDEASGELEEKKTEPALEKEREALYYLAQGKEGLASASKKLTEMAKKGGKPLVGFLQPRGGTLPGGRMGFREGYVKIPEAHEYQPPKEFRQELLEALKEKYPEIYKELIKQYYRRLTE from the coding sequence AAGAGCAAAGTTGAGCTTGCTTACGAGGCGAGCGATGACTTCGGACTAAGCCAGATAGACCTTGTATACCAGAAGTTAACAGGGGAAACTTATGATTCCATGAAGCCCGGGAGAATAAGGATTGAGCGATTCCAACCCTCGGTGGGTCAGAAACTACTCGACTACCAGTGGGAGCTGGAAAAACTCGACTTGCATCCTGGTGAGCTAATCAGTTATTATTTAGAAGCCTGGGACAACGATACTATATCCGGGCCAAAGAGTAGCCTTTCCCAAACCTACTACCTGGAGGTATTTAGCTACCTTAAGGAACACGAAGACATTGAAGAAATGGAACACCATTTTAGAGAAGAGATATTACGTATTCTGGGAGACCAGATTGTAGCAAAGAGCAGAGTAGAAGATTGGAGCGAAACACAAGGCGTGGAAGAGTTAAAAAGCATCCACGCCGACCAGGGAAGAATTGAAAAGTTAACCGAAGACTTGCTCAATTATTTGAAAGAGCTCCTTCCGCGCATGGAGGCAGACCCTCTGGGCAATTTTCAAGTATATTCAGAATATAAAAACATGGAAGGAAACCTCCAGTACCTGAAAGATGAAAAAATGGCAGAGGTTTTATCTACAATGTCTGAAGCAGTGAAAGCAACGAGAGCCGATAGAAAAGAATACATGGAAAAGGTGAAGAACAATCAAGAAGAGATCATTTCCGAACTGGAAAAGATGTCTCTTTTAGCACAGGACCTTCTCCAGGATGAGAGAATGCGCGATGTACTGGGAACAGTCCAGGAGTTGTTAGAGAGTCAAGCAGACCTCGCTCAAAAGTTGGAAGAGATGGGAAAAGAAATAGATAAACATAAATTGGAGGAACTTAAAAAGAGCCTGGCGGAAATCTCAAAACTTATGGCCAAGCTGGTAAAAAGCCTTTCCCAGCTACCGCAAACTTTACCAGAAGAATTCATCAATCAAGATGCAATCAAGAGTCTCGAGTTGGGAGAAATGTCCAGTGATATAGAAAAGATGGCTGATAAAATCGCCAAGGGAGACCTGGAAGCTGCGTTGAACATAGCTAAGAATTTACTTAAAACGCTTTCCTCAACAATGGCCATCATGCAAGCTGCTGCCAATCAGGTTCCATCTTTTGGTAAGTCATCCCAACTGTCTCAAAAGGCAAACGAATATTCTCTGGAGTTGGAAAGACTAATTGCCGAAGAAAAAGAATTGATTGACCGCACCAACCAACTCGACAAGAAGCGATTGGAAGCCTTGTTTAAGAAACAAGAGTCCCTGTTAAAGGAGTTAGTTAAGTTACAAGAGGAGGCAATAAAAGAGGCGAAAAAATTACAGGGAAACCTAAAAGAAAAATTGAATTATATAAAGGCGTATCCTGCTATCTACCAGAATCTCTCCGTAGTGTTGAAGAGGATGGAGGAAGTTCTCAGTGAGCTAACTGGAGAGACTCCTCGCCGGGCAAGGGAGTTATTGAAAAAGTCCATTGAATATTTAAATAATATGTTGGGAGCTCTGGATAAATTCACCATCAAGATTGAGAAGGAGAAAGAGAAAATTTCAGATGAGCTGTCTAAATTATCTAAGGAAAAAGAAAAAGAGGAAGAGTTGACTCCTCAAGAGAAGAGCCTTCTATCCTTGAGGGAGAATTGGGAAGGGAAGGAGAGGGATACTTTTGAAACTAGAGAAAAGATTGTTGATCTACGAGAGAAAGAAGAGGAGATTGCAAAATTATTGGAGTTTGAAGAAGAGGGAATTGAAGTGTTTAAAAAAGAAGACCTCTTGGAACTTGAAACTCTGGCCAAAAAACAGAAGGAGCTGGAGAACCGTACTGGAAAACTGAAGCAGAAGTTAGAGGAACTTTCCGGCAAGACTTCTGCCATTGGCCCAGAAATTATCTCTAATATGGAGAAAGCTTCTTCGGCAATGGACGAGGCATCTGGAGAATTAGAGGAGAAGAAGACCGAGCCTGCCTTAGAGAAGGAGAGAGAAGCCCTCTACTATCTGGCTCAGGGAAAGGAAGGTCTTGCTTCGGCTTCTAAAAAATTGACAGAAATGGCAAAGAAAGGAGGGAAACCCCTGGTGGGCTTCCTTCAGCCAAGAGGAGGGACTCTTCCTGGAGGGAGAATGGGATTCAGGGAAGGGTACGTAAAGATTCCAGAAGCTCACGAGTACCAACCACCCAAGGAATTCCGCCAGGAACTTCTGGAAGCTCTCAAAGAGAAATACCCAGAAATTTACAAAGAACTGATTAAACAGTACTACCGGCGCCTCACAGAGTAG